One window of Nostoc sp. UHCC 0926 genomic DNA carries:
- a CDS encoding ParB/RepB/Spo0J family partition protein: MSKKDQPYTSHLKGVAALLGESFDQTQSTANSSNTVAISLIKLPASQPRRYFDTQKLEELSRSIQKLGILEPLLIRPLPSGDYELVAGERRLRASQMAGLTEVPVVVRDIDDITTYQVRLVENLQREDLNPLEETEGILELLAIQMQITQEEVSSHLNRMRNVCDRYKQENSELRHNVMSQPQSQIVEELFSALGRMSWQSFVKNRLPLLNLPADVLEVLRSGRLEYTKARAIARVQDESTRKQLLEDAIAYNFSLNEIKRKIKEIELAAQSNSSSQPESASIKDRVDDTFQRFKKAKVWDDPKKKAKVEKLLAQLEALIKTE; the protein is encoded by the coding sequence GTGAGCAAAAAAGACCAACCCTATACCAGCCACTTAAAAGGTGTAGCTGCCCTACTAGGCGAAAGCTTTGACCAAACCCAAAGTACTGCTAATTCATCAAATACTGTTGCTATCAGTTTAATCAAGCTGCCTGCCTCACAGCCTCGCCGCTACTTCGACACTCAAAAGCTTGAGGAACTATCACGCTCAATTCAAAAATTGGGCATCCTTGAACCTTTGCTTATCCGTCCTTTGCCTAGTGGTGATTATGAACTAGTAGCTGGTGAACGTCGCCTTAGAGCATCTCAAATGGCAGGGCTAACTGAAGTGCCTGTAGTCGTCCGTGATATAGATGACATCACCACCTATCAGGTGCGACTTGTCGAAAACCTCCAACGCGAAGACCTCAACCCCCTAGAAGAAACCGAAGGCATCCTTGAATTATTAGCAATCCAGATGCAGATAACCCAAGAGGAGGTTAGCAGTCATCTCAACCGCATGAGAAACGTTTGCGATCGCTATAAACAAGAAAATTCCGAACTGAGACATAACGTTATGTCTCAACCCCAAAGCCAGATAGTAGAAGAGTTATTTAGTGCGCTGGGGCGTATGAGTTGGCAGTCATTTGTCAAAAATCGCCTGCCTTTGCTCAATCTTCCTGCTGATGTGTTGGAAGTGTTGCGTTCTGGGAGACTTGAATACACTAAAGCACGGGCGATCGCACGAGTCCAAGATGAGTCAACACGAAAACAACTTCTAGAAGATGCGATCGCCTATAATTTCTCATTGAACGAAATCAAGCGCAAGATTAAAGAAATTGAGCTTGCTGCTCAATCAAATTCGTCATCTCAACCAGAATCAGCATCCATAAAAGACCGCGTTGATGATACCTTTCAACGCTTCAAGAAAGCTAAAGTATGGGATGATCCGAAGAAAAAAGCTAAGGTAGAAAAGCTTTTGGCACAGTTGGAAGCATTGATAAAAACTGAATAG
- a CDS encoding tryptophan-rich sensory protein, whose translation MQQSTRGNYRDFWRQLVTLAAIFGAFVINVVSNVFPLNGLSIGEISNTLFKNVLIIPANYAFAIWGLIYLGLFAFGVYQALPSQRHEPDLRKTGYLLVIACVAQSIWVYLFLSRLFALSVIAMLLILLPLIGVYVQLEIGKSRVPRLKKWCIHFPISIYLGWISVATIVNVACALYFQGWNGWGISPVIWTLIMLLIATAVAAVIVIQRRDIAYTGVILWALVAIALKHSDNSMLRNTVLVLAIVLVLTATINSLRPQQEHI comes from the coding sequence ATGCAGCAGTCCACAAGAGGCAATTACCGGGATTTTTGGCGGCAGCTTGTTACTTTGGCTGCAATCTTTGGTGCTTTCGTTATCAACGTAGTATCGAACGTTTTTCCGCTTAATGGACTGAGCATAGGGGAAATTTCCAATACTTTGTTTAAAAATGTCCTGATTATCCCTGCCAATTACGCCTTTGCTATCTGGGGACTGATTTACCTTGGATTGTTTGCTTTTGGAGTGTACCAAGCGTTGCCTTCTCAACGACATGAGCCTGATTTACGTAAGACAGGTTATCTGTTGGTGATTGCCTGTGTTGCTCAAAGTATCTGGGTGTATCTGTTTTTGTCTAGGCTTTTTGCTCTTTCTGTAATTGCAATGCTCTTGATTCTGTTGCCCCTGATTGGTGTTTATGTGCAGTTAGAAATTGGCAAATCGCGTGTACCTCGGCTCAAGAAATGGTGTATTCACTTTCCGATCAGCATTTATCTAGGCTGGATTAGCGTGGCAACCATTGTCAACGTAGCGTGTGCCTTGTATTTTCAGGGGTGGAACGGTTGGGGGATTTCTCCTGTAATATGGACTCTCATCATGTTATTGATAGCAACAGCAGTTGCAGCAGTTATTGTTATTCAGCGTCGAGACATCGCTTATACAGGAGTAATACTCTGGGCATTGGTGGCGATCGCACTCAAGCACTCTGATAACTCAATGCTCAGAAATACCGTGTTGGTTTTGGCAATTGTCCTAGTTTTGACCGCTACGATTAACAGCTTACGCCCCCAACAAGAACATATTTAA